Proteins found in one Schistocerca serialis cubense isolate TAMUIC-IGC-003099 chromosome 5, iqSchSeri2.2, whole genome shotgun sequence genomic segment:
- the LOC126481619 gene encoding serine/arginine-rich splicing factor 4-like isoform X1, with protein sequence MSRYSSDSNSSRGEDHYRKKKKSNRSGGRSRSCSYSSSDSSYSKRHSRKHKKGKHHHSHSRDHYGKRMLNDQSHSKNRTHSRRSRERSRSLSRERSHDRIISRSKKKVKRHSRSRSPSKSRHRYRSYSRSLSKDKSRSRSRSVQRSLSQSSRDSQLYTKMKTEKQDQKENSEVNEGQKENGKSLKEQITESAEKILGITVTGITSLGPSQSVLDKLNSPGFEQKSFVSTKSAGRIADKALEVEVEAPAPPLLTNDDDPKSIFHSRLFSDQQRMEKWIKKLFHLRQKAVNGEPII encoded by the exons ATGAGCAGATATTCAAGCGACTCAAACTCTAGTCGAGGAGAAGATCATTATCGGAAGAAAAAAAAGTCAAATAGAAGTGGAGGAAG GTCAAGAAGCTGTTCATACTCCAGCAGTGACAGTAGTTATTCTAAACGGCACTCACGAAAGCACAAGAAGGGAAAACATCACCACTCTCATAGTAGGGATCATTATGGCAAAAG AATGCTCAATGACCAGTCACACTCAAAAAATAGGACCCATAGCAGGCGATCCAGAGAGAGATCAAGGTCACTATCAAGAGAGAGATCACATGACCGTATAATATCCAGATCTAAAAAGAAGGTTAAAAGGCATTCTAGGTCCCGATCTCCATCAAAGTCCAGACACAGATATAGATCTTACTCGAGATCACTATCGAAAGACAAATCGAGATCACGTTCACGTTCCGTACAGAGATCTCTGTCACAGAGTTCGAGAGACTCCCAGCTGTATACTAAAATGAAGACAGAGAAACAAGATCAAAAAGAAAACAGTGAAGTTAATGAAGGacagaaagaaaatggaaaaagtttGAAAGAGCAAATTACAGAAAGTGCAGAAAAGATTCTTGGGATTACTG TTACAGGAATCACTTCTCTGGGACCATCACAAAGTGTTTTGGACAAATTGAATAGTCCTGGATTTGAGCAGAAATCATTTGTATCAACAAAATCTGCTGGGAGAATAGCGGATAAAGCACTGGAAGTTGAAGTAGAAGCACCTGCTCCGCCACTGTTAACAAATGATGATGATCCAAAAAGTATATTTCACTCAAGA
- the LOC126481619 gene encoding serine/arginine-rich splicing factor 4-like isoform X2 translates to MSRYSSDSNSSRGEDHYRKKKKSNRSGGRSRSCSYSSSDSSYSKRHSRKHKKGKHHHSHSRDHYGKRMLNDQSHSKNRTHSRRSRERSRSLSRERSHDRIISRSKKKVKRHSRSRSPSKSRHRYRSYSRSLSKDKSRSRSRSVQRSLSQSSRDSQLYTKMKTEKQDQKENSEVNEGQKENGKSLKEQITESAEKILGITGITSLGPSQSVLDKLNSPGFEQKSFVSTKSAGRIADKALEVEVEAPAPPLLTNDDDPKSIFHSRLFSDQQRMEKWIKKLFHLRQKAVNGEPII, encoded by the exons ATGAGCAGATATTCAAGCGACTCAAACTCTAGTCGAGGAGAAGATCATTATCGGAAGAAAAAAAAGTCAAATAGAAGTGGAGGAAG GTCAAGAAGCTGTTCATACTCCAGCAGTGACAGTAGTTATTCTAAACGGCACTCACGAAAGCACAAGAAGGGAAAACATCACCACTCTCATAGTAGGGATCATTATGGCAAAAG AATGCTCAATGACCAGTCACACTCAAAAAATAGGACCCATAGCAGGCGATCCAGAGAGAGATCAAGGTCACTATCAAGAGAGAGATCACATGACCGTATAATATCCAGATCTAAAAAGAAGGTTAAAAGGCATTCTAGGTCCCGATCTCCATCAAAGTCCAGACACAGATATAGATCTTACTCGAGATCACTATCGAAAGACAAATCGAGATCACGTTCACGTTCCGTACAGAGATCTCTGTCACAGAGTTCGAGAGACTCCCAGCTGTATACTAAAATGAAGACAGAGAAACAAGATCAAAAAGAAAACAGTGAAGTTAATGAAGGacagaaagaaaatggaaaaagtttGAAAGAGCAAATTACAGAAAGTGCAGAAAAGATTCTTGGGATTACTG GAATCACTTCTCTGGGACCATCACAAAGTGTTTTGGACAAATTGAATAGTCCTGGATTTGAGCAGAAATCATTTGTATCAACAAAATCTGCTGGGAGAATAGCGGATAAAGCACTGGAAGTTGAAGTAGAAGCACCTGCTCCGCCACTGTTAACAAATGATGATGATCCAAAAAGTATATTTCACTCAAGA
- the LOC126481619 gene encoding serine/arginine-rich splicing factor 4-like isoform X3, with protein sequence MSRYSSDSNSSRGEDHYRKKKKSNRSGGRSRSCSYSSSDSSYSKRHSRKHKKGKHHHSHSRDHYGKRMLNDQSHSKNRTHSRRSRERSRSLSRERSHDRIISRSKKKVKRHSRSRSPSKSRHRYRSYSRSLSKDKSRSRSRSVQRSLSQSSRDSQLYTKMKTEKQDQKENSEVNEGQKENGKSLKEQITESAEKILGITVTGITSLGPSQSVLDKLNSPGFEQKSFVSTKSAGRIADKALEVEVEAPAPPLLTNDDDPKSIFHSRVSILTE encoded by the exons ATGAGCAGATATTCAAGCGACTCAAACTCTAGTCGAGGAGAAGATCATTATCGGAAGAAAAAAAAGTCAAATAGAAGTGGAGGAAG GTCAAGAAGCTGTTCATACTCCAGCAGTGACAGTAGTTATTCTAAACGGCACTCACGAAAGCACAAGAAGGGAAAACATCACCACTCTCATAGTAGGGATCATTATGGCAAAAG AATGCTCAATGACCAGTCACACTCAAAAAATAGGACCCATAGCAGGCGATCCAGAGAGAGATCAAGGTCACTATCAAGAGAGAGATCACATGACCGTATAATATCCAGATCTAAAAAGAAGGTTAAAAGGCATTCTAGGTCCCGATCTCCATCAAAGTCCAGACACAGATATAGATCTTACTCGAGATCACTATCGAAAGACAAATCGAGATCACGTTCACGTTCCGTACAGAGATCTCTGTCACAGAGTTCGAGAGACTCCCAGCTGTATACTAAAATGAAGACAGAGAAACAAGATCAAAAAGAAAACAGTGAAGTTAATGAAGGacagaaagaaaatggaaaaagtttGAAAGAGCAAATTACAGAAAGTGCAGAAAAGATTCTTGGGATTACTG TTACAGGAATCACTTCTCTGGGACCATCACAAAGTGTTTTGGACAAATTGAATAGTCCTGGATTTGAGCAGAAATCATTTGTATCAACAAAATCTGCTGGGAGAATAGCGGATAAAGCACTGGAAGTTGAAGTAGAAGCACCTGCTCCGCCACTGTTAACAAATGATGATGATCCAAAAAGTATATTTCACTCAAGA